Part of the Candidatus Hydrogenedentota bacterium genome, GCCCAGCGCCTCCTGGCCCGAGAATGCGAATCGAAAGTGCATCTCGCCGCGCTTGATCTCCTTGCGGAAGCGCTGCTCAAAGAGGATCTGGATGTCCGGCTCGTCGTCTACGACCATGATATGCATCAGTTGGCGGCCTTCTGTGACGGCGTCGTCACGGGCAGTCTAAGGATAAACTCGGTGTACTCGCCGGGAGTCGATTCCACCCGGAGCTCCCCATGATGTTCCTGAACCACGATATCGAAGCTGATCGAAAGCCCCAGCCCGGTTCCCTTACCCGCCGGTTTCGTCGTGAAAAACGGTGTAAATATCTTGTCCCGGATCGCATCCGGAATCCCGTCGCCGTTGTCCCGGATGCGCACCGTTACCATATCAGATTCATGCGAGGTCGCGACAGTCAGCTCGGGCCGGAAGCCATCGCCCTCGCGCAATTTTCGCTGGTGCGCCGCGAAGCAGCCGTTGTTCAATATATTCAGGAACACCCGGGCCAGATCCTGCGGAACGGCTTCGACCTCCGGCAGCGATGGATCGAATTCAAGGTTCAGCGTGATGTTAAACGCCGCGTCCTGCGCGCGCATCCCGTGGTAGGACAGCTGCACATATTCATCGAGCAACGCGTTCACGTCGACTTTCTGTTTCTCGTCTTTCTTGCCGCGCGAGTGGAGCAGCATCGCCCGGACAATGTTGTCCGCGCGTTTGCCATGCTCCTGGATCTTGCGGGTGTTCTGTTCGATGGCGGCGAGCAATTCCTCCAGCTGTTCCCGGCGCTCCGCCGCGATGGCCGTGCCCAGCCCGCCGATCTCCTCCCGCAACTCGGCGGTAAGTTCCGACGTAAGTTCCGCGAAATTGGTCACGAAATTCAGTGGGTTCTTGATCTCGTGCGCAATACCCGCGGTCAGCGCGCCCAGCGACGCCATCTTTTCATTCAGGACAAGCTGATTCTGCGTCGCCTGCAGCTCTTCCAGCGCCCGCGCGAGTTCATCGCGATTCCGCTCAAGCTGGAGTGTGCGCTCCGCCACGTCCCGCTCCAAGGTCGCGCTGTATTCCCGGAGGATCCGTTCCGCCTCCTTCGTTTTCGTCACATCGCGCAGGTTGATTACGGTGCCCGCAATGTTCTCGTCCTCCAGGCGGCTCGTGCCGATCGCCGCAACGTCCACCCACCGGCCGTCCTTATGCTGAAACCGGTATTCGATAAGCGTCGGTTCCCCGGGCTGCTCAATGGCTTCCCGGGCCGCGCGCTGCACCCGGGCGCGATCATCCGGATGGACCTTGCCGAACAGGTCCGTTCCCACGAACTCCCCGGGCGCGTAGCCAAGCGTGCGCTCGAAGGAAGGGCTTACGAAGCGGGTAGACTGGTTCCGATCCAGCACCACAATTACGTCCGGCGCGTATTCAATCAGCGCCTTGTAATACTGCTGGCGCCGTTCCACTTCCTCCTGCGCCCGCTTGCGCTCCCGCACCTCGCTCTCGAGCGACCCGTAAAGCATCTGCACCTTGTCCATGAAGCGGTTGAACGAGCTCGCGAGCTCCGCGACCTCGTCCTTGCCCCGCACCACCAGCCGCTGGTTCAGCGCATCCTCCCCCTGCAGCATGCCCTTGAGAATCGCCACGGTGGATCGCAGCGGCCGCACAATCGGCTTGGCCAGGTAGTCGGCAACGAAGCAGAGAACAAGAATAGCCGCCAGCACAATGGCGTCACTCATGTACAGCATGCGCCGGACCGTGCGCCGGGAGGTTTCCTCCATCTGCCGGACCGCGGCAAAGGCCTCGGCGGGATCCACCTGCGCCACCAGGGCCCAGGTCGTGCCCAGAATCTCGATCGGCGTGAACGCGATGAGCGCCGGATTCCCGTTCAGGTCGTTGTACACGCCACAACCCTGCTGGCCCAGGTGAAACACGGTGCGCACCGGGCCAATATCGATGCGGACCGGATTCGGACCCGGCGGGCGCGCCTCCTCCAGCAGCGCGGCGGCGACCCCGCCCCGCGGCTGGTAGTCCGGCCCCACGAGATAAACGCGCCCCCGGCCCTGCAGCACCGACATCGTGCCGAGAATCGCGTCGAAGCGCTCGATCCCGAACGCAAACAGCACCACGCCCTTTTTCTCGCCCTGCACAAAGACCGGCGCCGCCACGAAACAGACATTGGCGCCGCCCGCGGGAAAGTACGGCGCGACATCCTTGAACACCACGGTCCGCGGGTGGCCCTCCCACGCCTCGCGGTAGGCATCCGCCGCGTGCGTGCCGGCCAGCGGGCCGCGCACCAGGGAGGCCCCGAAATCCACATTCTTCGCGGCGGAATAGACCACGTCGCCCCGCTCGCCGTCCACCAGCAAGATGTCCACATAGCCAAGCTGCTGGAGCATCTCCATCCAGAAGGCGTGCATCCGCCCGTGTACATCGGCGTAGGGCATGGCATCCGGCCCGCGAGCGGGAGGCGGCGGCGGTGGGGGCGCCGGTTCCGTTCGGGTGGCGACAAGGTAGTGGTATTGCAATACGACACCGGCGGGGGAGAGGGCGTCGACAAAGGTCTCGGCGTCCGGCGCGACGCCATTCGGCCCCGCGGGCGGAACTTGCGGCGGATTGGCGCGGTACCAGTTGATCAGGGCTTCGCGGCGCGACGCCATGGTGCCCGGCAACGCCGAAAGCGCCGCCGCGGCTTCGTAGAACTCGTCCCGCTCCAGCAGGGTTTTGAGGTGATGGGATTGGCTCAGAAGCCGCGTTTCATTCTCCAGCCCGCGAACGAAGGTGTCGAGATGCAGCTTCTCCGCCGTCACGATGGCCGCGATGTAGTCCTCGGCCTGGGATTCCAGCGCTTCCCGGGCCAGGGATCCCGTGTCCTCGAGCGCGCGCTTCGTGATCGTGTGGGTGAAGAGCGTCCCCAGCAGCAGCGGGGCCAGGCCGCAGACGAGAAGTGCGAGCGTAAACTTACCGAGTAGATTCATGGCGGCCCTGATCCAGGTTCTTGTTTCCGCGGCCTATGGTAGCGCAAATTGCGCCCGGATGGCATGCCGCGCGAACTGGAAGTCTTCTCCGCCGTGATGTACCATACCGCGGGATGGGCGGCCAGGGTTGTTTCTGTGCTTGATGGTGGCGAATTCGGGGGAGCGCGCAACGCGCGGGACATTCAAAAGGGGTAATGGCGATGTCGCTCAGGGTCAAGGTCGAACTCATCCTCTTCATTACGTTCGCGCTCGTGATCGGGCTGGGCTACGGCATACAGCGCTTTGTCGTCATTCCGCAGCTCGTTCCCGTCGAGCGGGAAGCAGCCGGCCGCGACATGGAACGTTGCATTGGTGTGCTGGAGCGCCAGCGCCTCGCCCTGCGCAAGGCCTGCGCCGAGCTGGCGGACGCCCCCCTCCTTCGGGGGGAAGCCCCGACCGGAGAAACCGCCCGGGCGCTGGCCGGCGCAGCCCGGGAGCTGGACCTCAACGCGGTGGTCCTGCTGGACGTCGGGTTCAATCCCATCGCGGCCCACTACTCGTCCTCGGATGGCGCGTCCGCCTCCGCCTACGATTCCGACGCCTGGATCGCAAGGAGCGAGCTGCTTCAGGCCACGGCCGTGGGGCAGGGCGCGGGGGTTGATCTGACGGGCCTGGGGCCCGCCCTGGTCGCGGTCAGCGCACTCTCCGGCGCGGCGGAATCCCCCCTGGGCTACCTTGTGATATACCGGCTCATAACTCCGGAGCACATTCAGGAAATGCAGCGACAGGCGGCGACTTCGTTCCAGCTATGGCCCGTCACCGATCCCGTGCTTTCGCCGGAAGAGCGGAGTATCGTTCAGGAATTCCTGGCGGGAAAAAAACTGCACATTGAAGAGACCGGCTCGGACCTCTTCCGGGTCTACGCGGCGTACCCCGGGCTGACCGGCCGGCCGGTG contains:
- a CDS encoding PAS domain S-box protein, translating into MNLLGKFTLALLVCGLAPLLLGTLFTHTITKRALEDTGSLAREALESQAEDYIAAIVTAEKLHLDTFVRGLENETRLLSQSHHLKTLLERDEFYEAAAALSALPGTMASRREALINWYRANPPQVPPAGPNGVAPDAETFVDALSPAGVVLQYHYLVATRTEPAPPPPPPPARGPDAMPYADVHGRMHAFWMEMLQQLGYVDILLVDGERGDVVYSAAKNVDFGASLVRGPLAGTHAADAYREAWEGHPRTVVFKDVAPYFPAGGANVCFVAAPVFVQGEKKGVVLFAFGIERFDAILGTMSVLQGRGRVYLVGPDYQPRGGVAAALLEEARPPGPNPVRIDIGPVRTVFHLGQQGCGVYNDLNGNPALIAFTPIEILGTTWALVAQVDPAEAFAAVRQMEETSRRTVRRMLYMSDAIVLAAILVLCFVADYLAKPIVRPLRSTVAILKGMLQGEDALNQRLVVRGKDEVAELASSFNRFMDKVQMLYGSLESEVRERKRAQEEVERRQQYYKALIEYAPDVIVVLDRNQSTRFVSPSFERTLGYAPGEFVGTDLFGKVHPDDRARVQRAAREAIEQPGEPTLIEYRFQHKDGRWVDVAAIGTSRLEDENIAGTVINLRDVTKTKEAERILREYSATLERDVAERTLQLERNRDELARALEELQATQNQLVLNEKMASLGALTAGIAHEIKNPLNFVTNFAELTSELTAELREEIGGLGTAIAAERREQLEELLAAIEQNTRKIQEHGKRADNIVRAMLLHSRGKKDEKQKVDVNALLDEYVQLSYHGMRAQDAAFNITLNLEFDPSLPEVEAVPQDLARVFLNILNNGCFAAHQRKLREGDGFRPELTVATSHESDMVTVRIRDNGDGIPDAIRDKIFTPFFTTKPAGKGTGLGLSISFDIVVQEHHGELRVESTPGEYTEFILRLPVTTPSQKAAN